The following is a genomic window from Phycisphaerae bacterium.
TCGCCGGCGTGCTTGCCGGCGGTGAGCTGCTCGTCGAGGGTGAGATCCTTGGCCAGCGTCTCGTTCCGGATGGAGGCGCCGAACTGTCGGACTGCAGCGGCCACTTCGCCGGTGGCGTTCATTCGGATGCAGATGCGGGCCTGGTAGTCGAGCTGCTCGTCCTTGCGGGCACTCTGAATGAGGTGAATGACATCGCGGGCCAGACCCTCGGCTTTCAGATCGGGGGTGATTTCGGTGCTGAGCACGACCGCCACCTGCAATCCCTGGGCCGCGGCCCAGCCCTCCTTGGCTTTGAGTGTGACCTGGACGTCCTCGGAGGTGAGCACGACTGTCTGTCCGGCGACAGTCAGCGTCGCCTTGCCCTGCTCATCGAGTTGTCGGCGCAGCACGGCCGCGTTGGCCTGCGCCAGGGCCTGCTGGATGGCCGGCCCGAGCTTACCGAACTTGGGGCCGATGGCTCTGAAGTTCGGTTTGACCTCATAGCTGACGTACCGGTCCGCGTCTGCCGCAAACTCGATGCGTTTCACGTTCAGTTCGTCGGCGATCAGCGGGAGGTGGCCGTCGAGCCACTGGCGGTGCTCCGGGGCGGCCAGGACGATTTCCACGACGCCCAGCGGCTGGCGGACCTTGAGCTTGGCGTCCATGCGGGCGGCGCGGCCGAGCGATGCGATCTCGCGAACGATGGCCATCTCTTGAAGCAGGGATCCGTCGACGGCCTTCTCGTCTGGCACCGGATAATCGCACAGATGGACGCTTTCCTTGGCGTCGGGCAGCTGCGATCGGACCAGGTTCTGATACAGCGACTCGGCGAAGAAGGGCGTGAACGGGGCAATGGCCTTGCACAGCGTCGCCAGCGTGGACCAGAGCGTCGAGTAGGCGGCGTTCTTGTCCGCGTCCATGCCCGACCGCCAGAAGCGCTCGCGCGAGCGGCGGACGTACCAGTTGCTGAGCGCGTCGACGAAGTCGACCAGCCGCCGGCAGGCGGGGTAGTTCTCGTAGCGATCCATGGCTGCGCGCACGTCGGCGATGGTCTGCTGCAGTTCGGCCCGCACCCAGCGATCCAGCTCGCTGAACTCGCGGGGCTTCTCCTCACCGGTGGCCGGTGTCCACCGGTCGATGTTGGCGTAGATCACGAAGAAGCTGTAAACGTTGTACAGCTTGATGAGGAACTCGCGCTGATCGGTCGCGATGGCGTCTTCCTTGAACCGTGCCCCGGTCCAGGGAGCCTGGCTACTGAGCATCGACCAGCGCATGGCGTCGGCCCCTTCGCGGTCGAAGATGTAGGTCGGCTCCTTGTAGTTGCGTTTGCTCTTGGACAGCTTCTTGCCGTCTTCGCCGCCGACCAGGCCGAGCACGATGCAGTTGCGGTAGGGGTGGGGGTAGTCTTTTCCGAACGTGTGGCAAGCGTTGGCCTCGGCGGATGAAACGCACCCTGCCGGCGAGGTTCCGGTGCCGCACGGGTCTTGTTCGTGGCTGAACAGCATGGTGCTGATCGCCAGCAAAGTGTAGAACCACCCGCGGGTCTGGTCGATCGCCTCGCTGATGAAGTCGGCCGGAAATCGCTGCTTGAACAGTTCCGCGCTGCCGAGTTTGTGCGGATAGCCCCACTGGGCGAACGGCATGCAGCCGCTGTCGAACCAGCAGTCGATGACCTCGGGTACACGACGCATGCGGGCGCCGGGCGCAAAGGGTGAGTCGTAGGTTACCGCATCGATGTAGGGCTTGTGGACCTTGAGATCGTCGACCAAGCCGGGCTTGGCCTTTTTGGCCTGCTCCCAGATCTCCGTGCCCTGGACCCCGGGCTTGGCCAGCAGCTCGGCGTAGGAGTCAATGGCCTCCTGCTTGCCGGTCTGCTCGCACTGCCAGATGGGCAGGGGAGTTCCCCAGAATCGCTCGCGTGACAGGGCCCAGTCCACATTGTCGACCAGGAAGTTGCCGAACCGCCCGTCGCGGATGTGCTCGGGCAGCCAGTTGATCTGGCCATTGTTGGCCAGGAAACGGTCGCGGAACTCGGTGGTGCGGATGAACCAACTCTTGCGGGCGTACTGAATGAGCGGGTCTTCCTCCGCCCGCCAGCAGAAGGGGTAATCGTGACGGTAGTTCTCGCGTTTGAGCAGGACGCCCTTGTCCCTGAGCCACTTGATGATGTCCGGATCAGCCTCTTTGCAGAAGCGGCCGGCAAATTCCCTGGCCTCGGGCACGAAGGTGCCGTCGGGGGCGATGAGCTGGAGCATGCCCAGGCCGTGTTCCTGGGCGGCCCGGTAGTCATCCTCGCCGAACGCGGGGGCCACGTGAACGATTCCCGTGCCGGTGTCGAGCGTAACGAAGTCGGCGGAGATGACCTCCCAGCCCCTGCCGCCCTGCGGAGTGGCATAGTCGAAGATCGGTTCGTACTTCATGCCGACCAGTTCCGCTCCTTTCATCTCGCGAACGGTGCGGATGTCCTGGTCGAGCTTGACCGGCAGTCCCTTGAAGACCGCGGGGATCAACTGCTTGGCGAGAATGAACTGCTCGTCCTCCACCGCGATCCGAACGTAGTCGACCTCCGGGTGGACGGCCAGGGCGACGTTGCTGGGTAGCGTCCAGGGCGTCGTGGTCCAGGCCAGGAAGCTGGTTTTGGGCTCACCCTTGACGCGGAACCGCACGGTGATGGAGGGATCATCCACTTCCCGGTAGCCCTGTCCGACCTCGCCCGACGACAGCGCCGTCCCGCCCTGCGGCCACCACCAGACAACCTTGTGTCCCTGGTAGAGCAGTCCGCGCCGGAACAGCGTGGCCAGTGCCCACCAGACACTCTCCACGTAGGACTGATGGTAGGTGACGTAGGCCTCGGGCAGGTTGATCCAGAAGCCCAGCCGTCGGGTCAGTTCCTCCCACTCCTTCATGTAGCGGAAGACGCTCTGCTGGCACAGCTGGATGAACTTCTCGATCCCATAGGCCTCGATCTCCTCCTTGGTGTGGATCTTGAGGCCCTTGCAGACCTCGGCCTCGACCGGCAGGCCGTGTGTGTCCCAGCCGCCCTTGCGGTGGCAGTAGTGGCCGCTCATCGTCTTGTAGCGGGGAAAGACGTCCTTGATGATCCGGGTGAGGCAGTGCCCGGGGTGAGGCAGGCCGTTGGCGGTCGGCGGGCCTTCGTAGAACACGAACGCCGGACCACCCTCGCGCTGCCGGAGCGACTTCTCGTAGATGCCGTTTTGTTCCCAGAACGCGAGGATCTGTTGCTCGGCGACCGGGAAATCGAATTGTGCGGGTACTTCCTTGAACATGGTGCTCTTCAAGCCCAAAGCCGGCTCGCCGCGGCAGACGCGTCGCAGCCGGTAACGCCGAAAACCGAGGCCGGGGGATGCCATCGGCCGTCGGCGATCGGCCGCCATCCCTGCCCAGACACGGGCAAGCGGACAAGTCGGGCCTGCCGACCTGCCGCGCGACACAAACCGACCATTCTAGAGCGATTTGCCGGAACTTCCAGTCTGGGTTGAGGTTAGGCTGGCGAGGTGTCATCCCGAGGAGGCGACGGCAGGTTGTCGAGGGCCCCGATCGACCCTGCCGGAAAGGCCTCGCGGTGCCGGCCGATGACGTCCATGTGTTCCCAAGCGCCAAGACGCCAGCGAACCGCCATGATCACCCCCACGATGCTGATGTCCAGGGTCGCCAGTGCCCAGGGACCGTACGGCCCCCATGCCGGCTTGAGATAGGCGATCAGGAGGGATCCGCCGATCATGAATACCCAGACTTGGACGCTGCCCACGACTGCTGGCCAGAGCGTATCGCCGGCACCGCGCAGGGCGTTGCTGTAGGTCACCGCGACGGCGTCTAGGAGTTGCCACAAGCCGACGAAGATCATCAGCCGGCTCCCCAGATCAACCACCGCCGCGTCCGTGCTCAGCAGGGCCACCAGCGGACGGCCGCAGCAGGTGAAGATCAGAGCCAGCGTACCCATGTAGAGCATGTTCACGATCGCGCCAGCGAAGGCTTGGCGGCGCGCGGAATCGGGCTGGCCGGCCCCGATCGACCGCCCGACCAGTGTCGCAACCGCATGCCCGATGCCCACGGCAGGCATGAAGGACAGCTCGGTGTACCGCCAGCAGATGGCCGTGGCGGCGAGGGCGCTGGTTCCAAACTGGCCAATGATGACGGTCAGGAAGATCGCCCAGGAAGTGATGTCGAGCACGAAAGCACAGCCAGAGGGGAGTCCCACGCGAACGAGCCGTCGCATCTTATCCAGGTTGAGCGGCCATGTGCGCGTCGCTTGGAACGGGGCGGTCGGCCTGCTGAACAGCATGACGCCGAGAAGCCAGATGAGGCGAACCGCGTTGGCGATGACCGTGGCCCAGGCGGCTCCGGCCACGCCCAGTGCGGGAAGGCCCCACTTGCCGTAGACCAGGGCGATTGTCAGGACGCCGTTCAGGACGACTGTGCCGACAATGGAGTAGGCGTTGTGACGAGGCTGGTGGATGCCGTTGAAGAAGTGCCCGAGGGCGAAGCAGGCACCGGCTACGCCGAGTCCCAGCAGGCGGATCTGGGTGTAGACGGTCTCCATTTCCTGGACGGCCTGTTCGTGGCCGATCAGGGCATAGAGGCTTGGGATGACGGGCCACAGGGCGAAGCCGGCGCAGGTGGCGATGACGCTCAGCCACAGGGCCTGCCATGCGTATGCCGAGCAGTCGCGAAGCCGCCCGGCTCCGAGCGACTGACTCACCACGGTGGTCACGCAGACCATGACGCCCATGAGGAAACCGAAGAAACTGAAGTAGATCATGCCGCCGGACGAGACCGCGGCCTGGGCTTGCGAGCCGACGGTCGGACCGAGCTTCGACACGATCGCGAAATCGGTGAAGCTCATGATCGTCTCGGCCGCTGTGGCGGCGACATTGGGGGCGGCGAGCCGCAGCAGGGAAGGCAACTCGTCCCGCCACCGAGCCGTCGGCGTAGCCGGGGCCGGGGGGCTCACGGATGATCGGTTCGGATCACACACGGATGTCGGAGATCAGCGATTGTTGCGCAGCTGGTTGGGGCCGGTGTAGGTCCCGTCAAGCGGGTCAGCCTGGGGGGACACGCCGCCGTCCACCGGTTGGTC
Proteins encoded in this region:
- a CDS encoding MATE family efflux transporter, yielding MSPPAPATPTARWRDELPSLLRLAAPNVAATAAETIMSFTDFAIVSKLGPTVGSQAQAAVSSGGMIYFSFFGFLMGVMVCVTTVVSQSLGAGRLRDCSAYAWQALWLSVIATCAGFALWPVIPSLYALIGHEQAVQEMETVYTQIRLLGLGVAGACFALGHFFNGIHQPRHNAYSIVGTVVLNGVLTIALVYGKWGLPALGVAGAAWATVIANAVRLIWLLGVMLFSRPTAPFQATRTWPLNLDKMRRLVRVGLPSGCAFVLDITSWAIFLTVIIGQFGTSALAATAICWRYTELSFMPAVGIGHAVATLVGRSIGAGQPDSARRQAFAGAIVNMLYMGTLALIFTCCGRPLVALLSTDAAVVDLGSRLMIFVGLWQLLDAVAVTYSNALRGAGDTLWPAVVGSVQVWVFMIGGSLLIAYLKPAWGPYGPWALATLDISIVGVIMAVRWRLGAWEHMDVIGRHREAFPAGSIGALDNLPSPPRDDTSPA
- a CDS encoding isoleucine--tRNA ligase, translated to MFKEVPAQFDFPVAEQQILAFWEQNGIYEKSLRQREGGPAFVFYEGPPTANGLPHPGHCLTRIIKDVFPRYKTMSGHYCHRKGGWDTHGLPVEAEVCKGLKIHTKEEIEAYGIEKFIQLCQQSVFRYMKEWEELTRRLGFWINLPEAYVTYHQSYVESVWWALATLFRRGLLYQGHKVVWWWPQGGTALSSGEVGQGYREVDDPSITVRFRVKGEPKTSFLAWTTTPWTLPSNVALAVHPEVDYVRIAVEDEQFILAKQLIPAVFKGLPVKLDQDIRTVREMKGAELVGMKYEPIFDYATPQGGRGWEVISADFVTLDTGTGIVHVAPAFGEDDYRAAQEHGLGMLQLIAPDGTFVPEAREFAGRFCKEADPDIIKWLRDKGVLLKRENYRHDYPFCWRAEEDPLIQYARKSWFIRTTEFRDRFLANNGQINWLPEHIRDGRFGNFLVDNVDWALSRERFWGTPLPIWQCEQTGKQEAIDSYAELLAKPGVQGTEIWEQAKKAKPGLVDDLKVHKPYIDAVTYDSPFAPGARMRRVPEVIDCWFDSGCMPFAQWGYPHKLGSAELFKQRFPADFISEAIDQTRGWFYTLLAISTMLFSHEQDPCGTGTSPAGCVSSAEANACHTFGKDYPHPYRNCIVLGLVGGEDGKKLSKSKRNYKEPTYIFDREGADAMRWSMLSSQAPWTGARFKEDAIATDQREFLIKLYNVYSFFVIYANIDRWTPATGEEKPREFSELDRWVRAELQQTIADVRAAMDRYENYPACRRLVDFVDALSNWYVRRSRERFWRSGMDADKNAAYSTLWSTLATLCKAIAPFTPFFAESLYQNLVRSQLPDAKESVHLCDYPVPDEKAVDGSLLQEMAIVREIASLGRAARMDAKLKVRQPLGVVEIVLAAPEHRQWLDGHLPLIADELNVKRIEFAADADRYVSYEVKPNFRAIGPKFGKLGPAIQQALAQANAAVLRRQLDEQGKATLTVAGQTVVLTSEDVQVTLKAKEGWAAAQGLQVAVVLSTEITPDLKAEGLARDVIHLIQSARKDEQLDYQARICIRMNATGEVAAAVRQFGASIRNETLAKDLTLDEQLTAGKHAGEVEGVQVQFSIEVV